A part of Aegilops tauschii subsp. strangulata cultivar AL8/78 chromosome 2, Aet v6.0, whole genome shotgun sequence genomic DNA contains:
- the LOC141040902 gene encoding uncharacterized protein, with the protein MKWTPEADAPLLELKAYLSSMPTLIAPRPQEPLLQYLATTNQVVSAVLVAQREVEEAESEQGLADPDKDHSENEHGIEGNPKDTARKKVVQRPVYFISSLLLGARSRYSGMQTLIFGLIMASRKLRHYFQDHKITVVTRFPSQRILQNPEATSRVS; encoded by the coding sequence atgaagtggaccccagaagcagatGCGCCTTTGCTagagttgaaggcctacttgtcctctATGCCCACCTTGATTGCCCCCAGACCACAAGAACCATTGCTACAATACTTGGCAACAACCAATCAAGTTGTCAGTGCAGTCTTGGTGGCGCAGCGAGAAGTGGAGGAAGCCGAAAGTGAGCAAGGCCTGGCAGACCCAGACAAAGATCATAGCGAGAATGAGCACGGCATCGAGGGCAACCCCAAGGACACGGCAaggaagaaggtggtgcagcgcccagtgtacttcatCAGTTCCTTACTACtgggggctagatcaaggtactctGGCATGCAAACGTTAATCTTtggtctcatcatggcctcaaggaaactgcgccactacttccaggaCCACaagatcacggttgtcactcgcTTCCCGTCGCAAAGGATACTCCAAAACCCTGAGGCTACCAGTAGAGTCAGttga